From Candidatus Methylomirabilota bacterium, a single genomic window includes:
- a CDS encoding YbaK/EbsC family protein has translation MSDETLAQVRRALDGLGVPYEIVDIDPAFADTAAFCEKYGYGLDVSGNTIIVASKKEPKQFAACLVLANTRLDVNHTVKRLMGASRVSFASAEETMALTGMQIGGVTVLALPADLAVYVDDRIMALPWMILGAGSRAAKVKVSPRVLERLPGFQAVPGLAQPIPPPPA, from the coding sequence GTGAGCGACGAGACGCTGGCCCAGGTGCGCCGAGCCCTCGACGGGCTCGGCGTGCCGTACGAGATCGTGGACATCGATCCCGCCTTCGCGGACACGGCGGCTTTCTGCGAGAAGTACGGCTATGGCCTCGACGTCAGCGGCAACACGATCATCGTGGCCTCGAAGAAGGAGCCGAAGCAGTTCGCCGCCTGCCTGGTGCTGGCCAACACGCGGCTCGACGTCAACCACACCGTGAAGCGCCTCATGGGAGCCTCGCGCGTGTCATTCGCCTCGGCCGAGGAAACCATGGCCCTGACCGGCATGCAGATCGGCGGGGTCACCGTGCTCGCCCTCCCGGCCGATCTGGCCGTCTACGTGGACGACCGGATCATGGCCCTGCCCTGGATGATCCTGGGCGCGGGCAGCCGCGCCGCCAAGGTGAAGGTCTCGCCGCGGGTCCTGGAGCGCCTGCCCGGATTCCAGGCGGTCCCCGGCCTCGCCCAGCCGATCCCGCCGCCGCCCGCTTAG